In Zea mays cultivar B73 chromosome 7, Zm-B73-REFERENCE-NAM-5.0, whole genome shotgun sequence, the following proteins share a genomic window:
- the LOC541734 gene encoding transcription factor MYB21 yields the protein MGHHCCSKQKVKRGLWSPEEDEKLVKYITAHGHSCWSAVPKHAGLQRCGKSCRLRWINYLRPDLKRGTFSDHEERTIIDVHRILGNRWAQIAKHLPGRTDNEVKNFWNSCIKKKLIAQGLDPKTHNLLPASRTLLHGNGANPSSNNPAHFNSNGCAAVVSVATTPFTISSPTKAAAYGTVTATPPPETMAPATYDVPNNYPDGMLMRHDQAATAAAIPGYPYHPGNGGGVLMSFRDQNAGLQTSVDFVNGSSSSSSMDHAAGMPNGNGFSQQGMGAAFMDVTAGMWSTAAVDSGMCAGMEVAQPPPPPPQQPLPPQGLVQGEVLVGRQTVMNGGGAVADKGMDMMDVSSVYGGAGAMAFDLELMESCALFCGSTGNTMEQLQWDC from the exons ATGGGGCACCACTGCTGCAGCAAGCAGAAGGTGAAGCGTGGGCTGTGGTCGCCGGAGGAGGACGAGAAGCTTGTCAAGTACATCACCGCCCACGGCCACAGCTGCTGGAGCGCCGTTCCCAAGCATGCCG GGCTGCAGCGCTGCGGCAAGAGCTGCCGCCTCCGGTGGATCAACTACCTCCGGCCGGACCTGAAGCGCGGAACCTTCTCCGACCACGAGGAGCGCACCATCATCGACGTCCACCGCATCCTCGGGAACCG ATGGGCGCAGATCGCCAAGCACCTGCCCGGGCGCACGGATAACGAGGTCAAGAACTTCTGGAACTCGTGCATCAAGAAGAAGCTCATCGCGCAGGGCCTCGACCCCAAGACCCACAACCTCCTGCCGGCCTCCAGGACTCTCCTCCACGGCAACGGGGCAAACCCTAGCAGCAACAATCCTGCCCACTTCAACTCAAACGGCTGCGCTGCTGTCGTCTCCGTCGCCACGACGCCCTTCACCATCAGCTCCCCGACCAAGGCCGCCGCCTACGGCACCGTCACGGCCACGCCGCCGCCGGAGACGATGGCGCCGGCAACGTACGACGTCCCTAATAATTACCCTGACGGCATGCTCATGAGGCATGATCAGGCAGCCACGGCGGCTGCGATTCCGGGATACCCGTACCACCCCGGAAACGGCGGCGGCGTGCTGATGAGCTTCAGGGACCAGAATGCTGGTCTCCAGACATCTGTGGACTTCGTGAACGgctcctcgtcctcctcctccatggATCACGCCGCCGGCATGCCTAACGGCAACGGCTTTAGCCAACAAGGCATGGGCGCGGCCTTCATGGACGTGACGGCGGGAATGTGGAGCACCGCAGCCGTGGATTCTGGCATGTGTGCAGGGATGGAAGTGGCtcagccaccgccgccgccgccgcagcagcCGCTGCCACCACAAGGGCTGGTGCAGGGGGAGGTGCTCGTCGGCCGACAAACTGTGATGAacggtggcggtgcagttgctgacAAGGGCATGGACATGATGGACGTCTCTTCAGTGTATGGCGGCGCCGGTGCAATGGCGTTCGATCTGGAGCTGATGGAGTCATGCGCGTTGTTTTGCGGCAGCACCGGCAACACCATGGAGCAGCTGCAATGGGACTGCTAA